One Diospyros lotus cultivar Yz01 chromosome 1, ASM1463336v1, whole genome shotgun sequence genomic window carries:
- the LOC127791954 gene encoding protein WHAT'S THIS FACTOR 9, mitochondrial produces the protein MFLFKLNRSNPRKLLFSSRPSVFSFSKSPAYYVYTQNCSYVDVYMKWKKDPFYDSIESIHKSIELKPLIALKNCITAAPSGCIPISAVSKRGKELGLPSAMKVARFLRQYPSVFEEFTGPNYNLPWFRLTAEAVQLDREECEVYEGCKADLQVRLKKLVLMSGERRLPLKIIQGMQWYLGLPDEFLQDPERNLDDGCFRVVEMEDGLKGLAVESEEKVFSVMQKNAIKRGGYGGGPREAIGFPLFRSKGLRLKQKILNWLDEFQSLPYVSPYENDLGLHPDGDIAEKRVVGVLHELLSLFVEHAAERKKILCLRKFLRLPQKMHKAFERHPYIFYLSLRNKTCTAILKEAYSDKSSTEAHPLSRVRKRYISLMKESEVILKSKRVNNQSNDHGNLRPPLDLDYEEENRTEMAEGSM, from the coding sequence ATGTTCTTGTTCAAGTTGAATCGATCAAACCCCAGGAAGTTACTATTTTCTTCTCGACCATCggttttttccttttctaaatCTCCTGCTTATTATGTGTACACCCAGAACTGTAGCTATGTGGATGTGTACATGAAATGGAAGAAAGACCCCTTCTATGACTCGATTGAGTCCATCCACAAATCCATCGAACTCAAGCCCTTAATCGCTCTCAAGAACTGTATCACGGCCGCCCCCAGTGGATGCATCCCCATCTCTGCCGTGTCAAAGAGAGGCAAAGAATTAGGGTTACCCTCGGCCATGAAGGTTGCTAGGTTCCTTAGGCAATACCCATCTGTTTTCGAGGAGTTTACTGGACCCAATTACAATCTGCCGTGGTTTAGGCTGACTGCAGAAGCTGTCCAGCTTGATAGAGAGGAATGTGAGGTTTATGAAGGCTGCAAGGCTGATCTTCAAGTGAGGCTGAAGAAATTGGTGTTGATGAGTGGTGAGAGGAGGCTGCCATTGAAGATAATTCAGGGGATGCAATGGTATCTGGGCTTGCCAGATGAGTTTCTGCAAGACCCGGAAAGGAATCTTGATGATGGGTGTTTCAGGGTTGTGGAGATGGAAGATGGGTTGAAGGGATTGGCTGTAGAGAGTGAAGAAAAAGTTTTTTCAGTAATGCAGAAAAATGCGATTAAGAGAGGTGGATATGGTGGAGGTCCAAGGGAGGCAATTGGATTTCCCCTTTTTCGGTCCAAGGGTTTGAGGTTGAAGCAGAAGATTTTGAATTGGTTGGATGAGTTTCAGAGCCTTCCATATGTGTCACCGTATGAGAATGATTTGGGTTTGCATCCGGATGGTGATATTGCAGAAAAAAGGGTTGTGGGTGTACTTCACGAGCTGCTCAGTCTCTTCGTTGAGCATGCTGCTGAGAGGAAGAAGATCCTCTGCCTCCGGAAATTCCTGAGATTGCCCCAGAAAATGCACAAGGCATTTGAGCGGCATCcatatatcttttatttgtCTTTGAGGAACAAGACTTGCACAGCAATATTGAAAGAAGCTTACTCTGATAAGTCATCTACAGAGGCTCATCCTCTGTCAAGGGTGAGAAAAAGGTACATTAGTCTGATGAAGGAATCTGAGGTTATTTTGAAAAGTAAAAGGGTGAATAATCAGTCCAATGACCATGGAAACTTGCGTCCACCATTGGACTTGGATTATGAAGAAGAGAACAGAACTGAAATGGCAGAAGGTTCTATGTAG